In one window of Solanum pennellii chromosome 2, SPENNV200 DNA:
- the LOC107008864 gene encoding MLO-like protein 10, translated as MAGGGDGTSRQLDQTPTWAVAGVCAVIILISIALEKIIHKLGTWLTERHKKALFEALEKIKAELMVLGFISLTLVFSQYYIAGICIPTDVANTLLPCPAVHKEDKTEEHRRRLLWHERRILAGAEPKCDDGRVSLISIDALHQIHILIFFLAVLHVIYSAITMWLGKLKIRGWKCWEQETATHDYEFSNDPSRFRLTHETSFVRAHTSFWTNIPIFFYIGCFFRQFFRSVNKSDYLTLRNGFISVHLAPGSKFNFQKYIKRSLEDDFKVVVGVSPVLWGSFVVFLLLNVSGWHALFWASLIPLIIILAVGTQLQAVLTRMALDISERHAVVQGIPLVQGSDNYFWFGRPQLVLHLIHFALFQNAFQITYFLWIWYEYGLKSCFHDKFGFVIAKIALGVGVLFLCSYITLPLYALITQMGSNMKKSIFDEQTSKALKKWHMAVKKKQVAKGDKSIRTLGNASPRSSVGSPLHPSIGPTLHRFKTTGHSTRFNGYDDLEASDLENDPTTPIILAEEHSTAHVTDHDDTELQVHVPQNEESSGNEDDFSFAKPAPKR; from the exons ATGGCTGGTGGGGGTGATGGTACATCAAGACAGCTTGATCAGACACCTACTTGGGCTGTTGCTGGTGTTTGTGCAGTTATTATTCTCATTTCTATTGCTTTGGAGAAGATTATCCATAAACTTGGCACA TGGCTCACAGAGAGGCATAAGAAAGCTCTATTTGAGGCTTTGGAAAAGATTAAGGCTG AGTTGATGGTTCTTGGTTTTATCTCATTAACCCTTGTGTTCAGCCAGTATTATATTGCTGGAATCTGTATCCCCACGGATGTGGCTAACACTCTGCTCCCTTGCCCTGCTGTTCACAAAGAGGATAAAACGGAGGAACATCGCCGGAGGCTTTTATGGCATGAGCGCAGGATTTTGGCTGGTGCAGAGCctaaatgtgatgat GGACGAGTCTCTCTCATTTCTATCGACGCACTGCATCAGATACACATCCTTATCTTCTTTTTGGCGGTCCTTCATGTGATATACAGTGCTATCACTATGTGGCTGGGAAAACTTAAG ATTCGTGGCTGGAAATGCTGGGAACAAGAGACCGCAACCCATGACTATGAGTTTTCAAATG ATCCTTCAAGATTTAGGCTTACTCATGAGACATCATTTGTCAGAGCACATACTAGTTTCTGGACCAATATTCCAATCTTCTTTTACATT GGATGTTTCTTCAGACAATTTTTCAGGTCCGTGAATAAGTCAGATTACTTGACCCTCCGCAATGGCTTTATCAGT GTTCATTTAGCTCCTGGAAGTAAATTTAACTTCCAAAAGTATATCAAAAGGTCATTAGAGGATGACTTCAAGGTAGTTGTTGGTGTCAG TCCAGTTTTGTGGGGATCATTTGTTGTTTTCTTGCTCCTAAATGTTAGTG GGTGGCATGCATTGTTTTGGGCATCCTTAATTCCTTTGATT ATCATATTAGCTGTTGGAACACAGCTTCAGGCGGTGTTGACAAGAATGGCTCTTGACATCTCGGAGAGACATGCAGTAGTCCAGGGAATCCCTCTTGTTCAAGGCTCAGACAACTATTTTTGGTTTGGACGACCTCAGTTGGTTCTTCACCTCATCCATTTTGCCTTATTTCAG AATGCGTTCCAAATAACATATTTCTTATGGATATGG TATGAGTATGGGCTAAAATCTTGCTTCCATGACAAGTTTGGTTTTGTCATTGCGAAAATTGCTTTGGG GGTGGGAGTTTTATTCTTATGCAGCTATATCACTCTTCCGCTCTATGCCCTTATTACTCAG ATGGGCTCCAACATGAAGAAATCCATTTTTGATGAACAAACCTCAAAGGCATTAAAGAAGTGGCATATGGCGGTGAAGAAGAAACAGGTAGCTAAGGGAGACAAATCCATACGGACACTAGGCAATGCAAGTCCAAGATCCTCTGTGGGTTCACCTCTACACCCATCGATTGGTCCTACACTTCATCGGTTTAAAACAACCGGTCACTCAACACGTTTCAATGGCTACGATGATCTAGAAGCATCTGACCTCGAGAATGATCCAACTACACCGATAATCCTTGCAGAGGAACACTCAACTGCACATGTTACTGATCATGATGATACTGAACTTCAAGTGCATGTTCCTCAAAATGAAGAATCCTCCGGGAACGAAGACGACTTTTCGTTTGCGAAACCTGCTcctaaaagatga